Below is a window of Limnochordia bacterium DNA.
TCTCTTCTAGACCAGGCTTTAGCACAAGCAAAGAAACTGGACCAAAAGATCCTAATCTGCCAAAACCTACTTGCGCTAGGTCAGCTTCGTTACGAACAAAACCTACTCCTCAAGGCTGCAAGATTCCTAGAAGAAGCAAGAGAAACCTTCTTTGCTTACTGCAGCACGTCAAACCCCCTGTTAGGAGTTGAAATCCTCGATTGCCTCATTCGCATCAACACTGAACTAGGGGACGTGCAAGAAGCAGCCCAGCTATCTGCGCAAAAGAATGCCCTCTTAAGCCAGGCTGCCGACTTCTCATCAACGGCCACAAGACATATCGCTAGAGCCGAACAGCTGCATCAGGCAAATCGGCACAGAGCAGCCCAAATCCAGTTACACAAGGCAATCGTTCTCCTGGAACTAGAAGCTTTGTGTCTTGGTAACGTCTAACACTAAAGAACAGGCACCGAGCATACCAGCATCAACACCTAACGCTGCTGGCACTATCCGCGTCTT
It encodes the following:
- a CDS encoding helix-turn-helix transcriptional regulator gives rise to the protein MSLGQTIRHRRCQLNLTQEELAGSNLTKSFISQLERNQTNASLVNLKLLASKLQMSVTDLVASDDPLLQAETAYHLACAYILMHKPDQAQRWIEQAWDIIRAQDIEEHPLVGQVYYIRGYIALMQDRQTEAFSLLDQALAQAKKLDQKILICQNLLALGQLRYEQNLLLKAARFLEEARETFFAYCSTSNPLLGVEILDCLIRINTELGDVQEAAQLSAQKNALLSQAADFSSTATRHIARAEQLHQANRHRAAQIQLHKAIVLLELEALCLGNV